The Nitrospirales bacterium genome includes a window with the following:
- the lpxC gene encoding UDP-3-O-acyl-N-acetylglucosamine deacetylase: MRFQRTIGKIAVTSGPGIHSGKPAGIAIHPAPANTGLIFYKISNGVPEACPAHIQCLHQTDLCTSLSHNSFQVQTVEHLLSALSGLEIDNAYLELNGNEIPALDGSSAPFVELLQEAQIVEQAAPRTYVKIIRPISITHGEKSISVHPSSLPKISYSIDYDHPLIQSQSHVYHASPSAFQRSIASARTFAFKNEIEGLWAKGLGMGGTLDNTLVFSETELLNDTGLRYPDECVRHKILDLIGDLALLGLPVIGHFVAKRSGHRLHAELVTAILKNPGSWILINTDVEGAESIPCPLPVRESTLSALPKPQPALSPQ; this comes from the coding sequence ATGAGGTTTCAACGAACGATTGGGAAGATAGCTGTTACATCTGGACCCGGCATTCATTCTGGAAAGCCAGCTGGGATCGCCATTCACCCTGCTCCTGCCAACACAGGATTGATTTTTTATAAGATATCCAACGGTGTTCCAGAAGCCTGCCCCGCTCATATCCAATGCCTGCATCAGACAGACCTCTGCACGAGTCTCTCACACAATAGCTTTCAGGTTCAGACCGTCGAACATTTACTATCTGCGCTTTCGGGCCTTGAAATTGACAATGCCTACCTGGAACTCAATGGGAATGAGATCCCCGCATTAGATGGAAGTTCAGCGCCATTTGTCGAGTTACTTCAAGAGGCACAGATCGTCGAACAGGCAGCGCCTCGTACTTACGTAAAGATCATCCGCCCAATTTCCATCACCCATGGCGAGAAGTCTATCTCCGTCCATCCTTCGTCTCTACCAAAAATCTCGTATTCTATCGACTACGATCATCCTCTCATACAATCCCAATCCCACGTCTACCATGCGTCCCCTTCGGCGTTTCAACGTTCTATCGCCAGTGCTCGAACATTCGCCTTTAAGAATGAAATCGAAGGCTTATGGGCAAAAGGATTAGGCATGGGAGGCACCTTGGACAATACGCTCGTGTTTTCGGAGACCGAGCTGCTCAACGACACCGGATTGCGGTACCCTGATGAATGCGTGCGACATAAGATTCTAGACCTTATCGGAGACCTCGCATTGCTCGGTCTCCCGGTGATCGGCCATTTTGTCGCAAAACGTTCCGGCCATCGACTTCATGCCGAATTAGTTACGGCCATTCTCAAAAACCCAGGTTCTTGGATCCTGATCAATACGGATGTGGAGGGTGCTGAGTCGATTCCCTGTCCATTGCCGGTTCGAGAATCAACATTATCCGCTTTACCGAAACCCCAACCAGCTCTTTCTCCCCAGTAA
- a CDS encoding sigma-70 family RNA polymerase sigma factor yields MKHAPSVMEAMSEEEPQARPGRTYGPASSSQSPALESLYFRSFGPKPLLDRQSEAELGKIIDQSSRSIRNVIKQGLSLARKSTKSSTQQHVIVTLKDIHQLSGLSAPAIEEAKNSLLTLKREHPHHSRTIQQLCEQLQDAGQRLEEAKTELVQRNLRLVVDIAKRYVGHGLAFLDLVQEGNIGLMKAAERFQHSKGFKFSTYATWWIRQGITRALADQSRTIRIPVHMNEVSNKIARISKRLTQQYAGAPRTEDIGNILNMTPDKVHETVQVFQDPLSLETPVGDGETLLTDFVADTKSASPESPIAKQETNQQVQRVLSTLTEREQMVIRLRFGFGQDEPWTLEEVGQTMSVTRERVRQIEAKALQKLKEPSMKQLLAAIK; encoded by the coding sequence ATGAAACACGCACCATCGGTTATGGAAGCTATGTCGGAAGAAGAACCTCAAGCACGGCCGGGACGGACCTATGGTCCGGCCTCGAGCAGTCAGTCTCCGGCGCTCGAATCACTCTATTTTCGATCTTTTGGTCCGAAACCGCTCCTAGACCGGCAATCAGAGGCCGAGCTCGGAAAGATTATCGATCAGTCGAGTCGTTCCATCAGGAATGTGATCAAACAAGGGCTGAGCCTCGCGCGAAAATCAACCAAATCATCAACACAACAACACGTGATCGTCACCTTGAAAGACATTCATCAACTGAGTGGACTCTCAGCTCCTGCGATCGAAGAGGCCAAAAACTCCTTATTGACATTGAAACGAGAGCATCCTCACCATTCGAGAACCATTCAACAACTCTGCGAACAGCTCCAAGATGCTGGGCAACGGTTAGAAGAAGCTAAAACGGAGCTCGTGCAGCGAAATTTGCGCCTCGTGGTTGATATTGCCAAACGGTATGTCGGTCATGGACTCGCCTTTTTGGATTTGGTTCAAGAAGGCAACATCGGGCTCATGAAAGCCGCAGAACGGTTTCAACACAGTAAAGGATTCAAATTTAGCACCTATGCGACCTGGTGGATTCGTCAGGGCATCACACGCGCACTCGCCGATCAATCACGAACGATTCGCATTCCCGTGCATATGAATGAAGTTTCCAATAAAATCGCTCGTATCTCAAAACGATTAACACAGCAATACGCGGGCGCACCACGCACGGAAGACATCGGCAATATCCTAAACATGACACCCGATAAAGTCCATGAGACGGTTCAAGTGTTTCAAGACCCTCTTTCCCTTGAAACCCCGGTCGGAGACGGTGAAACACTGCTGACCGATTTCGTCGCCGACACCAAGTCAGCCTCTCCGGAAAGCCCCATCGCGAAACAGGAGACCAATCAACAGGTCCAACGTGTCCTTAGCACGCTGACAGAACGTGAACAAATGGTCATCCGGCTTCGCTTTGGGTTTGGGCAGGATGAACCCTGGACTCTGGAAGAGGTCGGACAGACGATGTCAGTAACCAGAGAACGAGTCAGGCAAATTGAAGCAAAAGCACTACAAAAGCTTAAAGAACCCAGCATGAAACAATTATTAGCTGCAATTAAGTAA
- the clpB gene encoding ATP-dependent chaperone ClpB encodes MDMNKMTLKLQEALQAASGIALRRNHQGVDVEHVLLALLEQDGGLAKPILEQAGVSPVAVQQAAEMALKKIPQVQGSSGGPGQIHLTPRVAQVLTRAEDEMKGLQDEFLSVEHVLLAMVDEGGIFPSLGLKRDKLLSGLQHVRGNQRVTSQDPEGTYQALEKYGRDLTKLAGQGKLDPVIGRDEEIRRVIQILSRRTKNNPVLIGEPGVGKTAIVEGLAQRIVKGDVPEGLKHKRVIVLDMGALVAGAKFRGEFEERLKAVLKEIQAAHGQILLFIDELHTVVGAGAAEGSMDAANLLKPMLARGELHLIGATTLDEYRKHIEKDAALERRFQTVLVDQPSVEDTISILRGLNERYEVHHGVRIKDAALVAAAKLSHRYIGDRFLPDKAIDLVDEAAAHLRTEIDSMPAEMDELSRKVLQLEIEREALKKETDAGSQARLEHLNEELAEKQQALEGLKTQWDSEKASVEKLQTLRQQMDDVKREIERAERDYDLNRVAELRYGTLPRIEQELQAESEQLGQKQGDKRLLNEEVDEGDIAEVVSRWTGIPVNRLLQGEVEKLLRLGELLHQRVIGQDEGVQAVADAVLRARSGIKDPNRPIGSFLFLGPTGVGKTELARALAGILFDDESNMIRIDMSEYMEKHTTARLIGAPPGYVGYEEGGQLTEAVRRHPFSVILFDEIEKAHHDVFNILLQVLDDGRLTDSQGRTVDFKNTVLIMTSNLGSQKILEGQERGLTYDQLHALVMEEAKQHFRPEFLNRVDEIVVFHPLSTAHLGDIVNIQLDRLRQRLLDRRITLMVTPEVVDELASRGYDPVYGARPLKRLIQHDIETPLSRLIVKGEVRDGDVVHVDLRDGALHFSTKEPKA; translated from the coding sequence ATGGATATGAATAAGATGACGCTGAAGTTGCAGGAAGCCTTGCAGGCGGCCTCAGGTATAGCCTTGCGTCGCAATCATCAAGGTGTGGATGTCGAACATGTGCTGTTGGCATTGCTCGAACAAGACGGGGGATTGGCCAAACCTATTTTAGAGCAAGCCGGAGTATCCCCTGTTGCCGTTCAACAGGCAGCCGAGATGGCCCTCAAGAAGATTCCACAGGTTCAAGGAAGTTCCGGTGGGCCAGGGCAAATTCACCTCACTCCCAGAGTTGCTCAGGTCCTGACCCGTGCTGAGGATGAGATGAAGGGGTTGCAAGATGAATTTTTGAGTGTGGAACACGTCCTTCTCGCGATGGTGGATGAGGGTGGGATATTTCCCTCGTTAGGGCTGAAGCGTGACAAGTTACTCTCCGGATTGCAGCATGTTCGCGGGAATCAACGTGTGACGAGTCAAGACCCCGAAGGCACCTACCAGGCTCTCGAAAAGTACGGGCGAGATCTGACCAAACTGGCAGGGCAGGGTAAATTAGATCCGGTCATCGGACGGGATGAGGAAATTCGTCGGGTGATTCAAATTCTTTCACGAAGGACCAAGAATAACCCGGTGTTGATCGGAGAGCCCGGCGTAGGAAAGACGGCAATCGTTGAGGGCTTGGCGCAACGTATCGTCAAAGGCGATGTGCCTGAAGGATTAAAGCACAAACGGGTGATCGTGTTAGATATGGGCGCATTGGTCGCGGGTGCGAAATTTAGAGGGGAGTTCGAGGAACGACTCAAAGCCGTTTTGAAAGAGATACAGGCCGCACATGGTCAAATTTTGCTCTTTATCGATGAACTGCATACGGTGGTCGGGGCTGGAGCGGCGGAAGGATCGATGGATGCGGCCAATTTGTTGAAGCCGATGCTGGCCAGAGGCGAATTGCATTTGATCGGAGCCACGACCTTGGACGAGTACCGTAAGCACATCGAGAAGGATGCCGCACTCGAGCGACGGTTTCAGACGGTCCTGGTCGATCAGCCATCTGTTGAAGATACCATTTCCATCCTTCGAGGTTTGAATGAGCGTTACGAGGTTCATCATGGTGTCCGAATTAAAGATGCCGCTCTGGTGGCGGCCGCTAAGCTCTCGCATCGGTATATTGGCGATCGCTTTCTGCCGGACAAGGCCATTGATCTGGTTGATGAAGCCGCAGCCCATCTCCGTACGGAAATCGACAGCATGCCGGCTGAAATGGATGAACTTTCGCGAAAGGTTCTTCAACTGGAAATCGAGCGTGAAGCGCTGAAGAAAGAAACTGATGCTGGCAGTCAAGCCAGACTGGAACACCTGAATGAGGAGCTTGCGGAAAAACAGCAAGCTCTCGAAGGTCTTAAAACGCAATGGGATTCAGAAAAGGCATCCGTTGAAAAGCTTCAAACCCTGCGACAGCAGATGGATGATGTGAAGCGAGAGATTGAACGTGCCGAGCGGGATTATGATCTGAATCGCGTGGCCGAGTTGCGATACGGCACGCTTCCGCGCATCGAACAAGAATTGCAAGCTGAAAGTGAACAGCTTGGCCAGAAGCAGGGAGATAAACGCTTGTTGAATGAAGAGGTGGATGAAGGAGACATTGCCGAAGTCGTGAGCCGTTGGACAGGCATTCCTGTCAATCGCCTGCTTCAGGGAGAAGTGGAGAAATTATTACGGCTTGGGGAATTGTTGCATCAACGGGTTATTGGTCAGGATGAAGGCGTGCAGGCAGTGGCCGATGCCGTGCTGCGTGCACGATCGGGTATCAAAGATCCGAATAGACCGATCGGCTCGTTTTTATTTCTTGGGCCGACCGGCGTAGGAAAGACCGAGCTGGCTCGAGCGCTCGCGGGCATCTTGTTCGATGATGAGTCCAATATGATTCGCATAGACATGTCAGAATACATGGAGAAGCATACGACGGCGCGACTCATCGGTGCGCCTCCAGGATATGTGGGGTATGAGGAAGGAGGACAGCTGACAGAGGCCGTCCGGCGTCATCCATTCTCCGTAATTCTCTTCGACGAAATTGAAAAAGCTCATCATGATGTCTTCAACATTTTGTTGCAGGTGCTAGACGATGGCCGGTTGACAGACTCACAAGGGCGAACGGTCGATTTTAAGAATACGGTGTTGATCATGACGTCCAATTTAGGGAGTCAAAAGATCTTGGAGGGACAGGAGCGAGGACTCACGTATGACCAGCTTCATGCGCTCGTCATGGAAGAAGCCAAACAACATTTTCGACCTGAATTTCTCAACCGAGTCGATGAGATCGTGGTCTTTCATCCATTAAGCACGGCTCACTTAGGCGACATCGTCAATATCCAATTAGATCGATTGCGGCAACGATTGCTCGATCGTCGGATCACGCTGATGGTGACGCCCGAGGTTGTCGATGAGTTGGCCTCACGTGGATATGACCCGGTATATGGCGCTCGACCCCTAAAACGACTCATTCAGCATGACATTGAAACACCACTGTCACGATTAATCGTAAAAGGAGAGGTGCGGGATGGTGATGTTGTACATGTAGACCTTCGGGATGGCGCATTGCACTTTTCTACGAAAGAGCCCAAGGCCTGA
- a CDS encoding trypsin-like peptidase domain-containing protein — protein MTRSTILLITWALFGQWFLPTHTLSFSSEQPSTLLETVNRSAPPSPSLSQEELATIAVFEKARRSVVYITNTAIRRDFWSLNTFEVPQGSGSGFIWDTQGHIVTNFHVIYKADTIQVVLDDQSSHEAKVIGADPDHDLAVLQIYRRKKSFIPLTVGNAQTLRVGQRVLAIGNPFGLDHTLTTGVVSALGRTIRSVNERTIEGAIQTDAAINPGNSGGPLLDSAGRLIGVNTQIISPSGAFAGIGFAVPVNIVNRIVPQLIQFGKVIRPGLGISLIPDSIAERWGVEGLVIARVEPGGPASRAGLRSAREIRGGRIRLGDVITKVDGQRVKTFDDLATILDRHKVGDRISIQIRRQGKEHSLSLRLQAVE, from the coding sequence TTGACACGAAGTACAATCCTTCTCATCACATGGGCGCTCTTCGGACAATGGTTCCTTCCCACACACACTCTGTCATTTTCAAGTGAACAACCTTCCACCCTGCTGGAAACTGTCAATCGTTCCGCTCCCCCCTCTCCCTCGCTCAGTCAAGAAGAACTCGCCACGATCGCCGTCTTTGAAAAAGCCCGACGTTCAGTCGTCTATATTACGAACACCGCCATTCGGCGAGATTTTTGGTCCTTGAATACGTTTGAAGTGCCGCAAGGTTCGGGGTCAGGGTTTATTTGGGACACGCAAGGTCACATCGTGACGAACTTTCACGTCATCTACAAAGCCGACACGATACAAGTGGTCCTAGATGATCAATCCTCACATGAAGCCAAGGTAATTGGGGCCGATCCCGATCATGATTTAGCGGTTCTTCAAATTTATCGGCGGAAAAAATCTTTTATTCCTCTGACTGTGGGCAATGCGCAAACATTACGAGTCGGACAACGCGTCCTGGCTATTGGCAATCCGTTCGGACTCGATCATACTTTGACGACGGGAGTGGTGAGTGCCCTCGGTCGAACTATTCGCTCAGTGAATGAGCGGACGATCGAAGGAGCCATTCAGACGGATGCTGCTATTAATCCAGGGAACTCTGGAGGCCCGTTGCTTGATAGTGCCGGTCGTTTAATAGGCGTGAATACACAGATTATCAGCCCCAGTGGAGCATTCGCAGGTATCGGGTTTGCTGTACCGGTCAACATCGTCAACCGCATTGTCCCGCAATTAATACAGTTCGGAAAAGTCATCCGCCCAGGCCTTGGCATTTCCCTCATTCCCGACTCTATTGCCGAACGTTGGGGGGTCGAAGGACTTGTCATTGCCCGTGTCGAACCTGGTGGGCCCGCGAGTCGAGCAGGCCTTCGCAGCGCCAGAGAAATACGGGGAGGACGAATTCGACTCGGGGACGTGATCACCAAAGTAGACGGCCAACGAGTCAAGACGTTCGATGACCTCGCCACGATCCTAGACCGACACAAAGTCGGAGACCGCATTTCCATCCAGATCCGTCGCCAGGGGAAAGAACACAGTCTTTCACTCAGACTGCAAGCGGTTGAATAG
- a CDS encoding secondary thiamine-phosphate synthase enzyme YjbQ, with product MPVLTEFLQYRMTGNNHIENLTHTIQHYLNTSGLQAGLLTAFVKHTTAALMIIEDEPGIRQDTHEFWNELIPARSSWSHNALNPGEDNGHSHLRGQLQSPSISIPFHDRTLTLGRWQHIVLIDFDTRPRTRDVVLQVIGE from the coding sequence ATGCCGGTTCTGACCGAATTTCTCCAGTATCGCATGACGGGCAATAACCACATCGAAAACCTTACCCACACCATTCAACACTACCTCAACACCTCAGGCTTGCAGGCTGGACTCCTGACAGCTTTCGTCAAACATACGACAGCCGCCCTCATGATCATCGAAGATGAACCCGGCATTCGTCAGGACACCCATGAATTTTGGAACGAACTGATTCCCGCTCGATCTTCTTGGTCTCATAATGCGTTGAATCCCGGCGAAGATAATGGTCACAGTCACCTACGTGGCCAACTACAAAGCCCATCGATCTCGATTCCGTTCCATGACCGTACATTGACGCTTGGCAGGTGGCAGCACATCGTCTTGATCGATTTCGACACGCGCCCACGAACACGAGATGTGGTCCTACAGGTCATTGGTGAATGA